In the Flavisolibacter tropicus genome, one interval contains:
- a CDS encoding response regulator, with product MHIQERYILMLEDDYDDRYFTSEVMKGLDIAVPIRFLSNTDLLFATLEESNPLLIVIDYNLHPETGLEVLQKIRRHPTYQHIPVVILGDTKNPDFVTKCYQCGANTYATKPTTIDATKNKIELFFKYWLEVAETLSPLDENENAENQ from the coding sequence ATGCATATACAAGAACGCTATATCTTAATGTTGGAGGACGATTATGACGATCGCTATTTTACAAGCGAAGTAATGAAAGGCTTAGACATAGCCGTTCCTATTAGGTTTTTATCCAACACCGACCTGCTCTTTGCCACACTTGAAGAAAGTAATCCGCTTTTAATTGTGATCGACTATAACCTACATCCTGAAACAGGTCTTGAAGTTCTCCAAAAAATCCGTCGCCACCCTACCTACCAGCATATTCCTGTTGTTATCCTTGGTGACACAAAAAACCCTGACTTTGTAACAAAGTGCTATCAATGCGGAGCCAATACCTACGCCACAAAACCTACAACAATCGATGCTACTAAGAATAAAATAGAGTTGTTCTTTAAATATTGGTTGGAAGTGGCAGAAACTTTATCTCCCTTAGATGAAAACGAAAATGCAGAAAACCAATGA
- a CDS encoding cysteine desulfurase family protein, translating to MERIYFDNAATTPLDPQVMEAMLPYMSTYFGNPSSIYSYGRETRLGIENARKTVARLLGAKPGEIFFTSGGTESNNTAIAAAIRDLGCRHIITSPIEHHAVLHTVEYYGHQNTVSTSFVGLLQNGEIDYNDLENQLANQTEKTLVTLMHANNEIGTLLDIEYVGGLCEKYGAIFHSDCVQTVGHYPLNLHQYKVHFISGAGHKFHGPKGTGILYVSENISIKPFIHGGGQERNMRAGTENVYGIVGFAKALELAMANFEKDSTYIKSLRQYMMEQLQENIPGVEFNCAGNSLYTVLSACFPKSEKSEMLLFNLDINNICVSGGSACSSGASVGSHVMQALKKVDNWVTLRFSFSRFNTTAEVDTVVNKLKELI from the coding sequence ATGGAACGTATTTATTTTGATAATGCTGCAACCACTCCTCTGGACCCACAAGTAATGGAGGCCATGTTACCCTACATGTCTACTTATTTTGGAAACCCTTCTTCCATTTATTCTTATGGTAGAGAAACAAGATTGGGGATAGAAAATGCACGTAAAACAGTAGCGCGTCTTTTGGGCGCCAAGCCTGGTGAGATTTTCTTTACTTCAGGTGGAACGGAAAGCAACAATACGGCTATTGCTGCAGCCATTCGTGATTTGGGCTGCCGTCATATAATTACTTCTCCTATTGAACATCATGCTGTACTCCACACTGTAGAGTATTATGGTCACCAAAATACTGTTAGCACCAGCTTTGTAGGCCTATTACAGAATGGCGAGATTGATTACAATGACCTGGAAAACCAATTGGCTAATCAGACAGAGAAAACGCTTGTAACGCTAATGCATGCCAATAATGAAATTGGAACGTTACTCGATATCGAATATGTAGGTGGTTTGTGTGAGAAATATGGTGCTATTTTTCATTCTGATTGTGTTCAAACAGTAGGTCATTACCCTTTGAACTTACATCAATATAAAGTGCATTTTATATCTGGTGCTGGGCATAAGTTTCATGGACCAAAAGGGACCGGTATTCTTTATGTAAGCGAGAATATTTCTATCAAGCCATTTATACATGGAGGCGGTCAAGAGCGGAATATGCGTGCTGGTACTGAAAACGTTTATGGGATTGTTGGATTTGCTAAGGCTCTTGAACTGGCTATGGCAAACTTTGAAAAGGATAGTACTTATATCAAGTCGCTGCGCCAGTATATGATGGAGCAGCTTCAAGAAAATATTCCAGGAGTTGAGTTTAATTGTGCTGGTAACTCTCTTTATACAGTTTTGAGCGCTTGCTTTCCCAAAAGCGAGAAATCCGAAATGTTATTGTTCAATCTGGATATAAATAACATCTGTGTTTCTGGTGGAAGCGCTTGCAGTAGTGGAGCTTCTGTGGGATCGCATGTAATGCAAGCCTTAAAAAAAGTGGATAACTGGGTGACTTTACGCTTCTCTTTTAGCCGATTTAATACAACAGCTGAAGTTGATACAGTTGTAAATAAGTTGAAAGAACTTATTTAG
- a CDS encoding c-type cytochrome, which translates to MRRNLSLIKVCFIVFTFISCSKGGGSDNTDPCAGVTVLLTGSVTSTPTGQSTGSIVATASGGTGFTYSLNSGAFQSSGTFNNLAAGTYTLTAKNSNGCTGSQQFTVTATTACIGTTISISSNTTSAVPCGGTAGSITVTASGSTGFTYSINNGAFQSANTFTNLNAGNYSVVVKDANGCTQTASATVSETAAGPLFTAVRNILQANCVTCHNNSNLQGGMNWTIACNIVEQKARIKARAVDAAGTPNQMPLPPNPALSVADRQKIVDWINAGGTYAN; encoded by the coding sequence ATGCGAAGAAATCTATCCTTAATAAAGGTCTGTTTTATTGTATTCACCTTTATTTCTTGTAGTAAAGGTGGCGGATCGGACAACACAGATCCATGTGCAGGTGTAACAGTGTTACTTACGGGTAGCGTAACTAGCACACCTACCGGACAAAGTACTGGAAGTATTGTAGCTACTGCTTCAGGGGGAACTGGATTTACTTATAGTCTTAATAGTGGTGCCTTTCAGTCGTCCGGCACTTTTAATAACTTGGCTGCTGGAACTTACACCCTGACTGCAAAAAATAGTAATGGATGTACAGGCTCGCAACAATTTACAGTTACGGCCACTACTGCATGTATTGGCACCACAATTTCAATATCATCAAATACTACCAGTGCCGTTCCTTGTGGTGGTACAGCAGGAAGTATAACTGTTACTGCATCAGGTAGTACAGGCTTTACTTATAGTATAAACAATGGCGCTTTTCAGTCAGCCAATACATTTACTAATCTTAATGCCGGTAATTACAGTGTGGTTGTAAAAGATGCCAATGGATGTACACAAACGGCATCTGCAACTGTAAGTGAAACGGCGGCTGGTCCTTTGTTTACAGCAGTACGCAATATTCTTCAAGCAAATTGTGTTACTTGTCATAACAATTCGAATCTGCAAGGTGGCATGAACTGGACTATTGCCTGTAATATAGTAGAACAAAAAGCGCGTATAAAAGCACGAGCTGTAGATGCAGCGGGAACGCCAAACCAAATGCCGCTGCCTCCCAATCCAGCGTTATCAGTTGCAGACAGGCAAAAGATAGTTGACTGGATCAATGCAGGTGGAACATATGCTAACTAG
- a CDS encoding helix-turn-helix transcriptional regulator, producing MLGQLAEVFQTKLVDQTLNIPLSFGQGFFKLVNLPYGLQSLVYNIHLNDDLLFVREKNDKEFYLLSFDQISRANKGSIRINSEDLTAEQLRNTAIYLTSFLFDVELGLQKDTTLTGIRILLPVQWMNEYLELGEKEDILEKYVSLKTAGIWYMPVDIELKELLDEILSTERKPLLFTSNRMMRIVEKFFDWLYNQLQYLSPSNGISRADILAAQKVEAILTKDITALPPTIKELAREIAMSESKLKKIFKSVYGMPPYEYFQKQRMQKAMTLLKSGVHSIKDVGYTLGYANLSNFTLAFKKVYGVLPSVIIKESK from the coding sequence ATGCTAGGTCAGTTGGCTGAAGTTTTCCAAACCAAGCTAGTTGATCAAACCCTAAATATTCCTCTATCGTTTGGCCAAGGCTTTTTTAAATTGGTAAACCTCCCCTACGGATTACAATCGCTAGTTTATAATATTCACTTAAATGATGACCTTCTATTCGTTAGAGAAAAAAATGACAAAGAATTCTATTTGCTAAGTTTCGACCAGATAAGTAGGGCCAACAAAGGTTCAATTCGCATCAATTCAGAAGATCTTACAGCAGAGCAATTACGGAATACCGCCATATATCTTACCAGCTTTCTTTTCGATGTGGAGTTAGGGCTCCAAAAAGATACCACACTAACAGGCATTCGTATCTTATTACCTGTACAATGGATGAATGAATACCTGGAACTAGGTGAAAAAGAAGATATCCTGGAAAAATATGTGAGCCTGAAAACTGCAGGCATTTGGTACATGCCCGTCGACATAGAACTTAAAGAGCTTTTAGATGAGATTTTATCAACTGAAAGAAAGCCACTGCTATTCACTTCAAACAGGATGATGCGTATTGTAGAGAAGTTTTTTGATTGGCTCTACAATCAATTACAATACCTATCGCCGTCAAACGGTATTTCACGTGCAGATATACTGGCTGCCCAAAAGGTAGAGGCTATACTTACAAAAGATATTACAGCACTCCCTCCTACTATAAAGGAGCTGGCCAGGGAAATAGCTATGAGTGAGTCTAAACTAAAAAAGATCTTTAAATCAGTATACGGAATGCCCCCTTACGAATACTTTCAGAAACAACGTATGCAAAAAGCCATGACGTTATTAAAAAGTGGAGTGCATTCCATTAAAGATGTGGGTTATACTTTGGGATACGCCAATTTGAGCAACTTCACGTTGGCTTTTAAAAAAGTCTATGGTGTACTTCCTTCAGTTATAATTAAGGAGTCTAAATAA
- a CDS encoding GNAT family N-acetyltransferase codes for METDRLRIVPLTHNQLINYLQADGSLEEELEVEPLKRKISLELIEAFEKVILPAVGNPTCNYLFSTLWTVIDKERKAMVGDICFKGDANPDGEVEIGYGTYPQFQKQGYMTEAVGTLCQWAFDQTRVACVLANTHSTNIASQRILLKNGFKPFFETPNKVYWRLQKVEGLAVERA; via the coding sequence TTGGAAACAGACCGGCTCCGCATTGTGCCATTAACTCACAATCAGTTAATTAATTACTTACAAGCAGATGGCTCATTGGAAGAAGAATTGGAGGTAGAACCATTAAAAAGAAAAATCAGTCTAGAGCTGATAGAGGCTTTTGAAAAGGTCATATTGCCTGCGGTTGGAAATCCAACCTGCAATTATCTCTTTTCTACTTTATGGACAGTAATTGATAAAGAGAGAAAGGCTATGGTTGGCGATATTTGTTTTAAGGGTGATGCTAACCCAGATGGCGAAGTGGAAATTGGATACGGCACATATCCACAATTTCAAAAACAAGGCTATATGACAGAAGCTGTGGGAACTCTCTGTCAATGGGCATTTGACCAAACAAGAGTGGCATGCGTATTAGCCAATACCCACTCCACCAACATAGCATCTCAAAGGATCTTACTCAAAAACGGTTTTAAACCCTTTTTTGAGACACCAAATAAAGTCTATTGGCGCTTGCAAAAAGTAGAAGGATTAGCAGTAGAAAGAGCTTAA
- a CDS encoding aconitate hydratase has product MVFDLDLIKKLYSELPAKVANARKLLNRPLTMAEKILYAHSFTPAARTYERGKDYVDFAPDRVAMQDATAQMALLQFDTCGRKQVAVPSTVHCDHLIQAKVGAKQDLDTAIDTNREVYDFLASISNKYGIGFWKPGAGIIHQVVLENYAFPGGMMIGTDSHTPNAGGLGMIAIGVGGADAVDVMAGLPWELKMPKLIGIKLTGKMSGWTSAKDVILKVAGILTVKGGTGAIVEYFGEGADSISCTGKATICNMGAEIGATCSLFAYDERMAGYLKATGREEVAALADGVREHLRPDTEVEATPAKYYDQVIEINLDELEPHVNGPFTPDLATPISKMAEAVAANGWPDAVEVALIGSCTNSSYEDISRSASIAAQAKTKGLKTSSEFTVTPGSELVRYTIEKDGYLNTFDEIGGVVLANACGPCIGQWARHMDDPSRKNTIVTSFNRNFAKRNDGLASTHAFVASPEIVTAYAIAGRLSFNPLKDKLINEKGEEVMLDEPKGFELPPRGFSVEDPGYQAPAEDGSGVQVVVSPESSRLQLLEPFPAWEGTDINNLRLLIKAKGKCTTDHISMAGPWLKFRGHLDNISNNMLIGAVNFFNGQTDSVKNQLTGEYGPVPATQRQYKAAGIGAVVVGDENYGEGSSREHAAMEPRHLGVRAIVVKSFARIHETNLKKQGMLALTFANKEDYDKVLEDDVIDIVGVTELAPGHQLTMVLKHQDGTQDKIKLNHTYNQQQIEWFKAGSALNLIRKQFASA; this is encoded by the coding sequence ATGGTATTTGACTTAGACCTGATAAAAAAGCTGTATAGCGAATTGCCTGCAAAAGTGGCAAATGCCCGTAAGTTATTGAACCGTCCCCTTACGATGGCTGAGAAAATCCTGTATGCACACTCTTTTACCCCTGCTGCACGTACGTATGAAAGAGGTAAAGATTATGTTGACTTTGCTCCAGACCGTGTAGCCATGCAGGATGCAACGGCTCAAATGGCATTATTACAGTTTGATACATGTGGTCGCAAGCAGGTAGCAGTGCCATCTACGGTACACTGTGATCACCTAATTCAAGCCAAAGTTGGTGCAAAGCAGGATTTGGATACCGCTATTGATACAAATAGAGAGGTGTACGATTTCCTTGCCTCAATTTCTAATAAATATGGCATTGGCTTTTGGAAGCCGGGTGCTGGAATTATTCACCAGGTAGTATTGGAGAACTATGCTTTCCCAGGTGGAATGATGATTGGTACAGATTCTCACACGCCCAATGCTGGTGGATTGGGAATGATTGCCATTGGTGTAGGCGGTGCTGATGCGGTAGATGTAATGGCTGGTTTGCCATGGGAATTAAAAATGCCTAAGCTGATTGGTATTAAGCTAACCGGTAAAATGAGTGGTTGGACTTCTGCCAAAGATGTGATCTTAAAAGTTGCTGGTATCCTTACTGTTAAAGGTGGTACCGGTGCTATTGTTGAATATTTTGGAGAAGGTGCTGATAGCATCAGCTGTACTGGTAAAGCAACTATCTGTAACATGGGTGCTGAAATAGGTGCTACCTGTTCATTGTTTGCTTATGATGAAAGAATGGCTGGTTACCTGAAAGCTACAGGACGTGAAGAAGTGGCTGCATTAGCTGATGGCGTTCGTGAGCATTTGCGTCCAGATACTGAAGTAGAGGCTACTCCAGCTAAATATTATGATCAGGTAATTGAAATTAACCTGGATGAATTAGAACCACATGTGAATGGTCCGTTCACACCAGATTTGGCTACTCCTATTTCTAAAATGGCAGAGGCTGTAGCTGCTAACGGATGGCCTGATGCTGTTGAAGTGGCCCTGATTGGTTCTTGTACCAACTCTTCTTATGAAGATATCAGCCGTTCAGCTTCTATAGCTGCACAAGCAAAAACAAAAGGTCTGAAAACCAGCAGTGAGTTCACTGTAACCCCAGGTTCTGAGCTGGTGCGTTATACCATTGAAAAAGACGGATACCTGAACACATTTGATGAGATTGGTGGTGTGGTACTGGCAAATGCTTGCGGACCTTGTATTGGTCAGTGGGCACGTCATATGGACGATCCAAGCAGAAAGAATACGATCGTTACCTCATTCAATAGAAACTTTGCAAAACGTAATGATGGTTTAGCATCTACGCATGCGTTTGTTGCTTCCCCTGAAATTGTTACTGCTTACGCTATTGCGGGACGTTTATCTTTCAATCCATTAAAAGATAAGCTGATCAACGAGAAAGGTGAAGAAGTAATGCTGGATGAGCCGAAAGGTTTTGAATTACCTCCTCGAGGCTTTTCTGTAGAAGATCCAGGTTATCAAGCTCCTGCAGAAGACGGTAGTGGCGTACAAGTGGTGGTTAGCCCCGAATCTAGCCGTTTACAATTGCTGGAACCATTCCCAGCGTGGGAAGGCACTGATATAAACAACCTGCGTTTATTGATCAAAGCCAAAGGCAAGTGTACTACAGACCACATTTCAATGGCTGGTCCATGGTTGAAATTCCGCGGTCATTTGGATAATATCTCTAACAACATGCTTATTGGTGCTGTTAACTTCTTTAACGGACAAACGGATAGCGTGAAGAATCAACTGACTGGAGAGTACGGACCTGTTCCTGCAACTCAACGTCAGTATAAAGCAGCAGGTATTGGTGCAGTAGTAGTAGGCGATGAGAACTACGGTGAAGGTTCCTCTCGTGAACATGCGGCTATGGAACCTCGTCATTTAGGTGTTCGTGCGATAGTGGTAAAAAGCTTTGCCCGTATCCACGAGACCAACCTGAAAAAGCAAGGTATGCTGGCTTTAACGTTTGCCAACAAAGAAGATTACGATAAAGTACTGGAAGATGATGTGATCGATATTGTTGGTGTAACTGAATTGGCTCCAGGTCATCAATTGACTATGGTGCTGAAACACCAGGATGGTACACAAGATAAAATCAAGTTGAACCATACTTACAACCAACAGCAGATTGAATGGTTTAAAGCCGGTAGTGCCTTAAACTTAATTCGCAAGCAATTTGCATCAGCTTAA
- a CDS encoding S9 family peptidase, protein MRNLFLLLFFVPLLTLAQKKQITLEDIYKKSTFRSEPFGGFAGEDNSGLFDPKEIKDEAGQAVNTQDYQVSADKKRIIFFTGKEAIYRRSSKATVYLYDVASKKTTRLNAGKILHPTFSPDGNKVAYVFDNNLYVYDIASAKTTAVTTDGKWNYIINGNSDWVYEEEFSFSRAFDWSPNGNYIAFYKFDESKVKEFNMTMFDDRYNKDYRYKYPKAGESNSTVSIQIYNVNTGAIVPAQYEQGDIYIPRIKWTEADNKLVVYWMNRLQNELKLLLTDAATGTATTMYDEKNKYYVDINDDWWFLKDGKNFLFGSEMNGFYRLYLYSIDGKRKTEITKNNYDISDVNAIDEKNRLIYYTAAYPTPMDRTLFVTDFDGKMNKQLTTETGWHRIQFNADNTKFHDYYSNINTPQTVTLYNLVKNKGSITAVKEKVVSENAKLISTLNEYAIGKVDFIRVPNTKGDTLNGWMLKPTNFDPNKKYPVLFCNYGGPGSQQVANRFGAASMWHQMLAEKGFIVVSIDNSGTGFRGEEFKKKTYLNLGKLEIEDQIDAAKWLAKMPFVDGKNIGHWGWSFGGFMSSLAITKGADAFSAAVAVAPVTNWKFYDNIYTERFMRTPQENPKGYESNSPVNYVDKIRGKYLIIHGTADDNVHFQNSAQMITALVKANVDFESGYYPNKNHSISGGVDNTSFHLWSKMTNWILENLGNENVNKAPVGNAINAQPSQTNKTF, encoded by the coding sequence ATGAGAAATCTGTTCCTACTTCTCTTTTTTGTACCGTTACTGACCCTGGCACAAAAAAAGCAAATCACCCTTGAAGATATTTACAAGAAATCAACGTTTAGAAGCGAACCATTTGGTGGCTTTGCAGGAGAAGACAATAGCGGCCTCTTTGATCCAAAAGAAATAAAGGATGAAGCTGGTCAAGCTGTAAATACTCAAGACTATCAAGTTAGTGCAGACAAGAAACGCATTATCTTCTTTACCGGCAAGGAAGCTATCTATCGCCGTTCTTCAAAAGCAACTGTCTATTTGTATGATGTAGCATCAAAAAAAACAACCCGCTTAAATGCTGGAAAGATCCTACACCCTACTTTCTCTCCTGACGGTAATAAAGTTGCCTACGTTTTCGATAACAACCTTTATGTTTATGATATAGCCTCTGCAAAAACTACTGCAGTTACTACTGATGGCAAGTGGAACTATATCATTAACGGTAACTCTGATTGGGTATATGAAGAAGAGTTCTCTTTTAGCCGTGCATTCGATTGGAGTCCTAATGGTAATTATATTGCTTTTTATAAGTTTGACGAAAGCAAGGTTAAGGAATTCAACATGACCATGTTTGATGACCGCTATAACAAAGACTATCGTTATAAATATCCCAAAGCTGGCGAAAGCAATTCAACTGTAAGCATTCAAATCTATAATGTTAACACCGGAGCTATCGTTCCTGCTCAATACGAACAAGGCGACATCTATATTCCTCGCATTAAATGGACTGAGGCAGATAATAAATTAGTCGTGTATTGGATGAACCGCTTGCAAAACGAACTTAAACTGTTATTAACGGATGCTGCAACAGGTACAGCCACTACTATGTACGATGAAAAAAACAAGTACTACGTTGATATTAATGATGATTGGTGGTTCCTTAAAGATGGTAAAAACTTCTTGTTTGGTTCAGAAATGAACGGTTTCTACCGCTTATATTTATATAGCATTGACGGCAAGCGTAAAACAGAAATCACTAAGAACAACTATGACATCAGTGATGTAAACGCCATTGATGAAAAGAACCGCCTGATCTACTATACCGCAGCTTATCCTACTCCAATGGATCGCACCCTGTTTGTTACAGATTTCGACGGAAAGATGAACAAGCAGTTAACTACAGAAACAGGCTGGCATAGAATTCAATTTAACGCTGACAATACAAAGTTTCACGATTACTATTCCAACATTAACACACCGCAGACTGTAACTCTTTACAACCTTGTAAAAAACAAAGGAAGTATTACAGCAGTTAAGGAAAAAGTAGTGAGTGAAAATGCCAAGCTAATATCTACGTTAAATGAATATGCGATAGGTAAAGTTGACTTTATCCGCGTACCAAATACAAAAGGTGATACGCTTAATGGCTGGATGCTAAAACCCACAAACTTCGACCCAAATAAAAAATACCCAGTACTGTTTTGCAACTATGGCGGCCCTGGCTCTCAACAAGTAGCGAATCGCTTTGGCGCAGCTAGTATGTGGCATCAGATGCTGGCAGAAAAAGGATTTATCGTTGTTTCTATAGACAATAGTGGTACAGGTTTCCGTGGTGAAGAATTTAAAAAGAAAACCTATCTGAATCTAGGTAAGCTAGAAATTGAAGACCAGATCGACGCTGCCAAATGGTTAGCCAAAATGCCTTTTGTTGACGGCAAAAACATTGGCCACTGGGGCTGGAGCTTTGGTGGATTTATGAGCTCTTTGGCTATTACAAAAGGGGCCGATGCGTTTAGTGCAGCAGTAGCTGTAGCACCTGTTACCAATTGGAAATTCTACGACAATATCTACACTGAGCGCTTTATGCGTACGCCACAGGAGAATCCTAAAGGATATGAATCAAACTCTCCTGTTAATTATGTAGATAAGATTCGTGGTAAATATTTAATCATTCACGGCACAGCAGACGACAACGTACATTTTCAAAACTCTGCACAAATGATTACAGCTTTGGTAAAAGCGAATGTAGATTTTGAAAGTGGCTACTATCCTAATAAGAACCATAGCATTTCTGGAGGCGTAGACAATACCAGCTTCCACTTATGGAGTAAAATGACGAACTGGATTTTAGAAAACCTGGGAAATGAAAATGTAAACAAAGCTCCAGTTGGCAATGCAATTAATGCCCAACCGAGTCAAACAAATAAAACGTTTTAA
- a CDS encoding UbiX family flavin prenyltransferase: MNAKKIAIAITGASGAIYAQLLLQKCLQLKEQFQEVSVVMSDNAKYVWQTELGNDSYKTFPFRFFEKSDFTAPFASGSAQYDALIVAPCSMGTLGRIANGISNDLITRGADVMLKERKKLILVLRETPYNLVHIKNMETVTLAGGVLCPATPSFYSKPQTIEELALTVVDRVIDLAGLSNKSFRWGQDS; this comes from the coding sequence ATGAATGCAAAAAAAATTGCGATAGCTATAACTGGCGCCAGTGGCGCTATCTATGCTCAACTACTGTTACAGAAATGCCTGCAATTGAAGGAGCAGTTTCAGGAAGTTTCTGTTGTAATGAGTGATAATGCTAAATATGTATGGCAAACAGAATTGGGTAACGATAGCTATAAAACTTTTCCCTTTCGCTTTTTTGAAAAGAGTGATTTTACAGCACCTTTTGCTTCTGGCTCTGCACAATACGATGCCTTGATTGTAGCACCTTGCTCCATGGGAACTTTAGGTAGAATTGCCAATGGCATCTCTAATGATTTAATTACACGAGGAGCAGACGTAATGCTCAAGGAACGTAAAAAACTGATATTAGTACTACGCGAAACACCATATAACTTGGTACACATTAAAAACATGGAAACAGTAACACTCGCAGGTGGCGTCCTGTGTCCAGCTACTCCATCGTTTTATAGCAAGCCACAAACAATTGAAGAATTAGCTTTAACGGTTGTAGATCGCGTCATCGATCTAGCCGGCCTTTCTAATAAGTCATTTAGGTGGGGGCAAGATAGCTAG
- the glmM gene encoding phosphoglucosamine mutase: protein MALIKSISGIRGTIGGKPGDTLSPIDVVKFTAAFGSILAEEHNNKTTSPKVVVGRDGRISGSMVSSLVVNTLIGLGVDVVDLGLSTTPTVEIATKKEGAIGGIIITASHNPKEWNALKLLNSEGEFISAAVGAEVLKRAAAEELTFAPVDKLGTIAVDNTYLQKHIELVLNYPLTNRELIAQRQFKVVVDCINSTGSMVIPDLLKALGVEEVIVLNGEVNGKFAHNPEPLPEHLTALSNEVVKQNAHFGIAVDPDVDRLCFVCEDGSMFGEEYTLVAIADYVLSKRKGNTVSNMSSTKALKEVTLKNGGNYYPSAVGEVNVVTKMKEKEAVIGGEGNGGIIVPDFHYGRDALIGIGLFLSHYAAYGKGLKSFRGNYPDYFISKNKIELQKGFDVKAIFESIQKKYKNNPINTEDGLKIEFDNDWVHLRTSNTEPIIRIYAESNFETTANNIAMRLMQDIREFM, encoded by the coding sequence ATGGCATTGATCAAGAGCATATCTGGAATTAGAGGAACTATTGGCGGAAAGCCCGGCGATACCCTTTCACCTATTGACGTGGTAAAATTTACTGCCGCTTTCGGAAGTATTTTGGCAGAAGAACATAACAATAAAACTACTAGCCCTAAGGTAGTAGTTGGTCGCGATGGCCGTATCAGTGGCTCTATGGTTAGCAGCCTGGTTGTAAATACCCTAATTGGGTTAGGAGTAGATGTAGTAGATCTAGGATTGTCGACAACACCAACAGTTGAAATTGCTACTAAAAAAGAGGGAGCGATAGGCGGTATTATTATTACGGCCAGCCATAACCCAAAAGAATGGAATGCTTTAAAGCTTCTGAATAGTGAAGGCGAATTTATTTCAGCTGCTGTTGGTGCTGAAGTATTAAAAAGAGCTGCTGCAGAGGAACTTACGTTTGCCCCTGTAGATAAGCTGGGAACGATAGCTGTTGATAATACTTATCTACAAAAACACATAGAACTGGTTTTAAATTATCCATTAACCAATAGAGAATTAATTGCGCAACGCCAGTTTAAAGTAGTTGTTGATTGTATCAACTCAACCGGTTCAATGGTAATTCCTGACCTATTAAAGGCTTTAGGAGTAGAAGAAGTGATTGTGTTAAATGGAGAAGTGAATGGCAAATTTGCCCATAATCCAGAGCCTTTACCGGAGCACCTGACAGCACTTAGTAATGAAGTGGTAAAACAGAATGCTCATTTTGGAATAGCTGTAGATCCTGATGTGGACAGACTTTGTTTTGTGTGTGAAGACGGATCTATGTTTGGCGAGGAGTATACACTTGTGGCCATTGCTGATTATGTATTAAGCAAGCGGAAAGGCAATACCGTAAGCAATATGAGTAGTACGAAAGCGCTTAAGGAAGTGACTTTAAAAAATGGCGGCAATTATTATCCATCGGCAGTAGGTGAGGTGAATGTTGTAACTAAGATGAAAGAAAAAGAAGCTGTCATTGGCGGTGAGGGTAATGGTGGTATCATCGTTCCTGACTTTCATTATGGACGTGATGCTTTAATTGGAATTGGCTTGTTCTTATCTCACTATGCTGCTTATGGTAAGGGTTTAAAGTCGTTCCGTGGAAATTACCCTGACTATTTTATTTCTAAGAATAAAATAGAGCTTCAAAAAGGCTTTGATGTAAAAGCGATATTTGAAAGTATTCAAAAGAAATACAAGAACAATCCCATAAATACTGAGGACGGTTTGAAGATTGAGTTTGATAATGATTGGGTGCATTTGCGTACCTCTAATACTGAGCCGATCATTCGCATTTATGCCGAAAGCAATTTTGAGACAACTGCCAATAATATTGCTATGCGTTTGATGCAAGATATTCGGGAGTTCATGTAA
- a CDS encoding PspC domain-containing protein encodes MNQLKDYIEWQAFGVCTALGEKMGIATTRIRMWFIYISFLTLGSPVVIYMIAAFWLNIKRYIFAARRNPLRYL; translated from the coding sequence ATGAACCAATTGAAAGACTATATTGAGTGGCAGGCATTTGGTGTTTGTACCGCTTTAGGAGAAAAAATGGGAATTGCCACTACTCGTATCCGTATGTGGTTCATTTACATTTCTTTTTTAACGCTTGGATCTCCGGTAGTGATTTATATGATTGCAGCATTCTGGCTCAACATTAAGCGCTACATCTTTGCGGCCCGCCGCAACCCGCTGCGTTATTTGTAG